The Citrifermentans bemidjiense Bem genome window below encodes:
- a CDS encoding pilus assembly protein, producing the protein MAAGGEKYIKVATEASQVTFAVRGPAASDTDYQGPERAGGATRIEIYDRPYNAKACAQAMRDFQAGKIKDRLRIGGLSCLGANNWWQGVDEEGKKIPSAYRTYNDAMTSCFFGRLLEPKKFFTTMVADDCRLRIINIYNEEPDRAEFYDRICGSSKTYPYLGEFWDGHGIEDGGETEIKAKEFCQEAVKEAPATDPLDSAGMSGNMEVPAYLLELGLLNLGTVTGTLQAQVVLPSPPAGVIQEFSSAINIGAMIFNDSGAAFDCKAAGELAYGDIPCKVKHCVKGGVDSGRSCKSSSDCEEQYSCVEHAVGSDGGKVVAAVAPEVGNHLSGLIATVDQIRADAWTPLAESFYNAMGYFSGRSDLRLQEGDFGTSPSRYTCQKNNVLILTDGTSSADLHKAVNDLVADAVMRWGGGKGMPASLTTVGKERPPFQGSYNLDDLAWIARHKNITDFSQSLVNNKDYISTYVVYTGPPCAERDAAGGCPGTEAVPEKMMQMTAANGGGKIANAQDMAELEKALRGMMQDIAGGSGTSPAMLSTGERNGALYLQDEFHPLKSFDQGKTSAAWIGEMQALWYYIDPLIGIMSGEKNTIREDTPEQKTLKLKENLVLDLVYDSSGNESHAYLLKDKNGDGIGDSTPAHEDRFITDQPAEVSLDDVRSLWRAGRSLWLRRSSTRTIYTQLSGELVEFSTAALDTSANSTGIHRLLQAGGAKEADDIIEYIRGRKIAGYRNRSLAVPGVNQDKTSVWKLGDIISSSPQMQSAVPLGSYQLPAPRGYGDTSYGEFTDTASYKARGMVYVGANDGMLHAFRLGTLDPDVTGDTLARLKGESLGKEEWAFIPKNALPYLKYLTHPDYRHLYYVDGGITLADVQIGSGDGSDSWRTVLIGGMGLGGATCVSGANCVPLPSGTAADKVGYSSYFALDITDPEKPKLLWEFSDPQLGFATAGSAIVRSGGNWFAVLGSGPTGPVDTGSQQFLGRSSQPLRFFVLDLATGKLLRTMETNVEKAFAGSLNGGGIDADKWDSSALGNYQDDALYVGYTKKHETSGTWSDGGVGRIVTRESKNPAEWVWNPLIDGIGPVTSGVARLQDRKDKNLWLFFGGGRYFFKEDGLNGPDKPRLALYGVKEPCYPKAEGSLKKDRFDATCLAQPGEKTKVLTSDLADQSGETAEMKDKKGWRIDLDRASGTLGDERLLTSATASASGAVFFTTFKPSTDPCQFGASSLWRVYYNTGAQTPDGLIKGRALVRVATGSLQSLDLGEGFKQRDNRRSGGVVGKPGGIRLVSNSGLRPVKKIVHIQER; encoded by the coding sequence GTGGCTGCCGGGGGGGAGAAGTACATCAAGGTCGCTACCGAGGCCTCCCAGGTCACCTTCGCCGTGCGCGGCCCTGCCGCCTCCGACACGGACTACCAGGGCCCCGAGCGTGCCGGCGGAGCGACCCGGATCGAAATCTACGACAGACCGTACAACGCCAAGGCCTGCGCCCAGGCGATGAGGGATTTCCAGGCTGGGAAGATCAAGGACCGCCTGCGCATCGGGGGCTTAAGCTGCCTCGGCGCGAACAACTGGTGGCAGGGTGTAGATGAAGAGGGGAAGAAGATCCCAAGCGCCTACAGGACCTACAACGACGCCATGACCAGCTGCTTTTTCGGCCGTCTTCTCGAACCCAAGAAATTTTTCACCACCATGGTCGCGGACGACTGCAGGCTCAGAATAATTAACATCTACAATGAGGAACCCGACAGGGCGGAGTTCTACGACCGTATCTGCGGCAGTAGCAAAACTTATCCCTATTTGGGCGAGTTCTGGGACGGGCACGGCATAGAGGACGGAGGTGAAACGGAAATAAAGGCGAAGGAGTTCTGTCAGGAGGCGGTAAAGGAGGCGCCCGCCACCGATCCTTTGGACAGCGCCGGCATGTCGGGAAACATGGAAGTCCCGGCCTACCTCCTGGAGCTGGGGCTTCTAAACCTCGGGACGGTGACGGGAACGCTACAGGCACAGGTAGTGCTCCCGTCGCCGCCGGCCGGGGTGATCCAGGAATTCTCCTCGGCCATCAACATCGGAGCCATGATCTTCAACGACAGCGGCGCAGCTTTCGACTGCAAGGCGGCCGGGGAGCTCGCCTACGGGGATATCCCCTGCAAGGTGAAGCACTGCGTGAAGGGCGGGGTGGATTCGGGACGGTCATGCAAAAGCTCCTCCGATTGCGAAGAACAGTACAGCTGCGTAGAACACGCGGTGGGAAGCGACGGGGGAAAGGTTGTGGCCGCCGTAGCCCCCGAGGTGGGAAATCATCTTTCCGGCTTGATAGCGACGGTCGACCAGATCAGGGCCGATGCCTGGACCCCTCTCGCCGAATCCTTCTACAACGCCATGGGCTACTTCTCCGGCCGCAGCGATCTGCGCCTGCAAGAGGGCGATTTTGGGACGAGTCCTTCCCGCTACACCTGCCAGAAGAACAACGTCCTCATCCTGACGGACGGCACTTCGTCCGCGGATCTGCATAAGGCGGTCAATGACTTGGTAGCCGACGCGGTCATGCGCTGGGGAGGCGGGAAGGGGATGCCTGCCTCGTTGACGACCGTCGGGAAAGAGCGTCCACCGTTCCAGGGAAGCTACAACCTCGACGACCTCGCCTGGATTGCCCGGCATAAGAACATCACGGACTTCTCGCAATCGCTGGTGAACAACAAGGACTACATCTCGACCTACGTGGTCTATACCGGCCCCCCCTGTGCGGAGCGGGACGCGGCAGGGGGATGTCCCGGCACGGAGGCGGTCCCGGAAAAAATGATGCAGATGACAGCTGCCAACGGGGGGGGGAAGATTGCCAACGCGCAGGACATGGCGGAGTTGGAAAAGGCGTTGCGCGGCATGATGCAGGACATAGCCGGAGGTTCCGGCACCTCGCCCGCCATGCTCTCCACCGGCGAGCGCAACGGTGCCCTGTATCTGCAGGACGAGTTCCACCCCTTGAAGAGCTTCGACCAGGGGAAGACCTCCGCCGCCTGGATCGGGGAGATGCAGGCCCTCTGGTACTACATCGACCCTCTCATCGGGATCATGAGCGGGGAGAAGAACACCATCCGCGAGGATACGCCGGAGCAAAAGACGCTGAAGCTCAAGGAAAACCTGGTGCTGGACCTTGTCTATGACAGCTCCGGAAACGAAAGCCATGCCTATTTGCTCAAAGACAAAAACGGCGACGGCATCGGCGACAGCACCCCGGCGCACGAGGACAGATTCATCACGGACCAGCCCGCGGAGGTCTCGCTGGACGACGTGCGGAGCCTTTGGCGCGCGGGGCGGAGCCTGTGGCTTAGGCGCTCGTCGACGCGCACCATTTACACGCAGCTCTCCGGCGAACTGGTCGAGTTCAGCACCGCCGCTCTCGATACCTCCGCGAACAGTACCGGTATCCATCGGCTTTTGCAGGCAGGGGGGGCTAAGGAAGCCGACGACATAATTGAATACATCAGGGGGCGCAAGATCGCCGGGTACAGGAACCGCAGTCTAGCCGTCCCGGGGGTGAACCAGGACAAAACCTCGGTTTGGAAACTGGGGGACATCATCTCCTCCTCGCCTCAAATGCAGTCCGCGGTGCCGCTGGGAAGCTATCAGCTGCCGGCGCCAAGGGGGTACGGCGACACAAGCTACGGCGAATTCACAGACACCGCTTCCTACAAGGCGCGCGGCATGGTGTACGTAGGCGCCAACGACGGGATGCTGCACGCCTTCCGGTTGGGGACGCTCGACCCCGATGTCACCGGCGACACGCTCGCTCGCCTCAAAGGGGAGAGCCTGGGCAAGGAGGAATGGGCTTTCATCCCCAAGAACGCTCTTCCCTACCTCAAGTACCTGACCCATCCCGACTACCGCCACCTCTATTACGTCGACGGCGGTATCACCCTCGCCGACGTGCAGATCGGAAGCGGGGACGGGAGCGACAGCTGGCGCACCGTCCTCATCGGTGGAATGGGGCTTGGGGGCGCAACCTGCGTTAGCGGCGCCAACTGCGTTCCCTTGCCTTCCGGCACCGCCGCGGACAAGGTAGGCTATTCCTCTTATTTCGCCCTGGATATCACCGACCCGGAAAAACCGAAGCTCCTCTGGGAGTTCAGCGACCCGCAGCTTGGCTTCGCCACGGCCGGCAGCGCCATCGTGCGCTCCGGCGGCAATTGGTTCGCCGTCCTCGGCTCGGGGCCGACCGGCCCGGTCGACACCGGCTCACAGCAGTTTCTCGGGCGCTCCAGCCAGCCGCTCAGGTTCTTCGTCCTCGACCTTGCCACCGGAAAACTCTTGCGGACCATGGAAACAAATGTAGAGAAGGCCTTTGCCGGTTCCTTGAACGGAGGAGGGATCGACGCGGACAAGTGGGATAGCAGCGCCTTGGGCAACTACCAGGACGACGCCCTCTACGTCGGCTACACGAAAAAGCACGAAACCTCCGGCACCTGGAGCGACGGCGGGGTGGGGAGGATCGTCACCAGGGAAAGCAAGAACCCGGCGGAGTGGGTCTGGAACCCGCTGATCGACGGCATCGGCCCGGTGACGAGCGGTGTGGCGCGGCTTCAGGACCGCAAGGATAAGAACCTCTGGCTCTTCTTCGGAGGGGGGAGGTACTTCTTCAAGGAGGACGGCCTCAATGGTCCGGACAAGCCGCGGCTCGCCCTGTACGGGGTGAAGGAGCCCTGCTATCCGAAGGCGGAGGGAAGCTTGAAAAAAGACAGGTTCGACGCCACCTGTCTTGCCCAGCCTGGGGAGAAGACCAAAGTCCTCACCTCCGATCTGGCGGATCAAAGCGGGGAAACCGCAGAGATGAAGGACAAGAAGGGATGGCGCATCGATCTTGACCGCGCCTCCGGGACGCTGGGAGACGAGAGGCTTCTCACCTCCGCGACTGCCAGCGCCAGCGGGGCCGTCTTTTTCACTACCTTCAAGCCCAGCACCGACCCTTGCCAGTTCGGCGCCTCCTCGCTTTGGCGCGTCTATTACAATACCGGCGCCCAAACACCGGATGGACTGATCAAGGGGAGGGCGCTGGTGCGGGTGGCGACCGGTAGCCTGCAGTCGTTGGATCTCGGGGAGGGGTTCAAGCAAAGGGACAACAGGCGCAGCGGCGGCGTGGTCGGCAAGCCGGGCGGCATCAGGCTTGTGTCCAACAGCGGGCTGCGTCCGGTGAAGAAGATCGTCCACATCCAGGAACGCTGA
- a CDS encoding MBG domain-containing protein, producing the protein MKPRPLLLLLVALILSLFAGRAQAAVSSLRDGFDIYSSVKISGAGIRSVAVQPWDGKVIIGGSFTLTGGTPVTTRVNLARLNPDGTLDTTLNYNPQGSVNAIAIQWNQANSALSSIFIGGAFAKIATPEGDLDRNALARIRSGDGFLEDFDPITSAAAVVNALVLPQGSSDIVVGGSFSQVSHTAPCSNIAKISLADGTLKSSFSGGVSGGQVFAIALQNGKVVAGGSFTGSAGYLARFTSAGLPDPSFSAYPDGPVRALAVQVDGRLVLGGDFTGIHIGPGRVFHPREHLARTAGDGTIDDFNPAPDGGVAAVALQPDGKIVIGGEFTKIAKPGPALPASSRNHAARLNIDGTLDGFDPAPDLKVAAALVQLDGKILIAGDFDNVAGAPRTKLARFYPEGHLDEDAVAIGTKIVSLMDTADIGANILTFYAHPDGKMDIGGLFSNVDGTLRNRFARLEKDWSLDLDPPGNLKLNNGVLVIAPYLNGDILVAGQFGAMNGAPQNQVFRLKSNGDLDLDFNAKMNLLIAGEVMPGLQMARAVGMTPTGDTLPDQTPKMDIFIAGGSSDPAYDEFGAELNPRFFLAKVDHAGDLDAAFAANVYALPPSLIGGEITALTVQGRKVVIGTTEGVVLRLNENGTQDESFNELQLGSGMINTIQQTADGKLMVAGTFTSTYTGPDGKSWKRHILRIDNNGAIDNTFNVETTYIRPDGRELTGSFYAIAVQTDGNMVVSGNFNTVRDGKETTAARWHISRLTPEGVLDPDFDYGFLGGKRADYNLNMVNAVGKQLDGKLVMAGAFRSIGDDIEKRVLERFSDGWAPQEVAVQPDGKAVRWERRGTGPEFARVTFEHSPDGVEWLPLGPAERVAGTANWELSGNGFDLGASGTLATRFLRARGYMTNHRGGAGPIMETIRVFYLNPAPVKQEQTIDPGDFSDKTYGDPDFDPGGSSTSGLPLTYTSSDPGVAVAVGGEIQITGAGTATITVSQGGDDSFEPAEDVTVSFTVAKAPLRVVADDKVRAFLTPNPALSASYLGFVKGEGVSVLSGSPSLSTAALFESSVGEYAIAAALGTLSSQNYRFLPVDGTLRIFRSCQEIYFPPIPERTFGDPPFTIVASACSGLTLSFASSDREVAQVNGQTVTITGAGSAVITVSQPGTGSLEPAPERLQPLVVHKSGQGVSFSSLAQKVVGDPPFPLQASATSALPVSYASSDPLVAEVTGNMVTIVGAGTCVITARQTGNNDFEPALPVSQPLTVASEGVAPELSLSTLSDGAVTSNPVLSLMGKASDLSGIATLTVNGEEVTAEAASFSSAVVLAPGSNSVSVSALDRAGNRTTRTLNITLAPLAPVISVVFPADNSVTDTPSCAVKGSVTPGSAVTLWLNGSSPQLLGVEQGSFTGSAYLSEGVNTIEISAELSGRSSRVKRSVTLSPGGPAIAITEPAQDLRTERQSLTIRGSTTLQQPGSVTLEVDGVPFTPLISAGGFEQQVTLSRTGVIRIRARGGGGAGESVVAQRNLIRVEMIPGDLDGNGSVDLQDAARLLRGSLGLEPMSAELFARGDLAPLVNGIPQPDGVVDVGDVLVLLRRIVGLVDF; encoded by the coding sequence ATGAAGCCAAGACCGCTTTTGCTCCTGCTGGTCGCACTTATTCTCTCGCTTTTCGCCGGCCGCGCCCAAGCCGCCGTCTCGTCCCTGCGTGACGGCTTCGACATCTACAGCAGCGTCAAGATAAGCGGCGCCGGGATCCGCTCCGTCGCGGTGCAGCCGTGGGACGGCAAGGTGATCATCGGCGGCTCCTTCACCCTGACCGGCGGCACTCCCGTGACCACCAGGGTCAATCTGGCCCGGTTGAACCCGGACGGCACCCTCGATACCACCCTCAATTACAATCCCCAAGGGAGCGTGAACGCCATCGCCATCCAGTGGAACCAGGCGAATTCCGCCTTGAGCTCCATCTTCATCGGCGGGGCGTTCGCCAAGATCGCCACGCCTGAAGGGGACTTGGATCGCAATGCCTTGGCGCGGATAAGAAGCGGCGACGGCTTTCTAGAGGACTTCGATCCTATCACCTCGGCCGCGGCCGTAGTGAACGCGCTGGTCCTCCCCCAAGGCTCCAGCGACATCGTCGTCGGCGGGAGCTTCAGCCAGGTCTCCCACACCGCCCCGTGCAGCAACATCGCCAAAATCTCGCTCGCCGACGGGACCCTTAAATCCAGCTTTTCGGGGGGGGTAAGCGGCGGCCAGGTCTTCGCCATCGCGCTGCAAAACGGGAAGGTGGTGGCGGGCGGGAGCTTCACAGGGAGCGCCGGGTACCTGGCCCGTTTCACCAGCGCCGGTTTACCCGATCCCAGCTTCAGCGCCTATCCCGACGGGCCGGTACGGGCGCTGGCGGTGCAGGTGGACGGCCGGCTGGTGCTAGGGGGGGATTTCACCGGTATCCATATCGGCCCGGGGAGGGTATTCCACCCCCGCGAGCACCTGGCGCGCACCGCGGGCGACGGGACCATAGACGATTTCAATCCCGCTCCCGACGGCGGCGTCGCCGCCGTGGCGCTGCAGCCGGACGGCAAGATCGTCATCGGCGGGGAATTCACCAAGATAGCTAAACCCGGCCCTGCCCTCCCTGCTTCCTCCCGCAACCATGCGGCCCGCCTCAATATCGACGGCACCCTCGACGGTTTCGACCCCGCCCCGGACCTGAAGGTGGCAGCCGCCCTGGTGCAGTTGGATGGCAAGATCCTTATCGCCGGCGACTTCGATAATGTAGCAGGCGCCCCCCGCACCAAGCTGGCCCGGTTTTACCCCGAGGGGCATCTCGATGAGGATGCGGTCGCGATCGGAACCAAGATAGTCTCGCTCATGGATACCGCCGACATTGGCGCCAACATCCTCACCTTCTACGCCCACCCGGACGGGAAAATGGACATAGGCGGACTCTTCAGCAACGTAGACGGCACACTCAGAAACCGTTTCGCCAGGCTGGAAAAGGACTGGAGCCTCGACTTGGATCCGCCGGGAAACCTGAAGCTGAACAACGGCGTCCTGGTGATAGCGCCCTATCTGAACGGGGACATTCTCGTTGCAGGGCAATTCGGCGCCATGAACGGGGCGCCGCAAAACCAGGTGTTCCGCCTTAAATCGAACGGCGATCTCGACTTAGATTTCAATGCCAAGATGAACCTGTTGATCGCGGGAGAGGTTATGCCCGGCCTGCAGATGGCCCGCGCAGTCGGGATGACGCCGACGGGCGATACGCTCCCGGACCAAACGCCGAAGATGGATATCTTCATCGCAGGCGGCAGCTCCGACCCCGCATATGACGAATTCGGCGCCGAGCTGAACCCTCGTTTTTTCCTGGCGAAAGTGGACCACGCGGGCGATCTCGACGCCGCCTTCGCGGCAAACGTGTACGCCTTGCCCCCCTCCCTGATCGGCGGGGAGATCACGGCTTTGACGGTGCAGGGGCGGAAGGTCGTGATCGGGACCACCGAAGGGGTGGTGCTGCGCCTGAACGAAAACGGGACCCAGGACGAAAGCTTTAACGAACTGCAGCTCGGCTCCGGCATGATCAACACCATCCAGCAGACCGCCGACGGCAAACTGATGGTGGCCGGCACCTTCACCTCCACCTATACCGGCCCCGACGGCAAGAGCTGGAAAAGGCACATCCTCAGGATCGATAACAACGGCGCCATAGACAACACCTTCAACGTCGAAACCACATACATCAGGCCTGACGGGAGGGAGCTCACCGGCTCCTTCTACGCCATCGCCGTGCAGACCGACGGCAACATGGTCGTGTCCGGGAACTTCAACACGGTCAGAGACGGCAAGGAAACTACGGCTGCGAGATGGCACATCTCCCGCCTGACCCCGGAGGGGGTGCTCGACCCGGACTTCGACTACGGCTTCCTCGGCGGCAAGAGGGCCGATTACAACCTCAACATGGTGAATGCAGTCGGCAAGCAGCTCGACGGCAAGCTGGTGATGGCGGGCGCTTTCCGCAGCATCGGCGACGATATCGAGAAGAGGGTTTTGGAGCGCTTCAGCGACGGGTGGGCGCCGCAAGAGGTGGCGGTACAGCCGGACGGCAAGGCGGTGCGCTGGGAGCGGCGCGGGACGGGCCCGGAATTTGCCCGGGTGACCTTCGAGCATTCTCCGGACGGCGTGGAGTGGCTCCCCCTGGGGCCGGCTGAGAGGGTCGCCGGGACGGCGAACTGGGAGCTCTCCGGAAACGGCTTCGACCTCGGCGCTTCGGGTACGCTTGCCACCCGTTTCCTGCGCGCCCGGGGGTACATGACCAACCACAGGGGCGGGGCCGGCCCGATCATGGAAACCATCCGGGTTTTCTATCTCAACCCGGCGCCGGTCAAGCAGGAGCAGACCATCGATCCCGGCGATTTCAGCGACAAGACCTACGGCGACCCCGACTTCGACCCGGGCGGAAGCTCAACCAGCGGCCTGCCGCTGACCTACACCAGTTCCGACCCCGGGGTCGCCGTTGCGGTCGGGGGAGAGATACAGATCACCGGCGCCGGGACCGCCACCATCACGGTTTCGCAGGGGGGGGACGACAGCTTTGAGCCCGCGGAAGATGTCACCGTCTCCTTTACCGTCGCCAAGGCTCCGCTTCGCGTCGTCGCCGACGACAAGGTCCGCGCTTTCCTGACGCCCAACCCCGCGCTCAGCGCGAGTTACCTTGGGTTCGTCAAGGGGGAAGGGGTGTCGGTTCTTTCGGGGAGCCCCTCGCTCTCGACCGCGGCCTTATTTGAGAGCAGCGTCGGGGAGTATGCCATCGCGGCCGCCCTGGGGACGCTCTCTTCGCAAAACTACCGTTTCCTGCCGGTCGACGGCACGTTGCGCATCTTCAGGTCCTGCCAGGAGATCTACTTCCCCCCCATACCGGAGCGGACCTTCGGCGACCCCCCCTTTACTATTGTCGCCTCGGCCTGCAGCGGACTCACCTTGAGCTTTGCGAGCTCGGATCGTGAGGTGGCGCAGGTGAACGGGCAGACAGTCACCATAACCGGCGCTGGAAGCGCGGTGATCACCGTGTCGCAGCCGGGGACCGGGAGCCTGGAACCGGCGCCCGAAAGGTTGCAGCCCCTGGTGGTGCACAAGAGCGGGCAGGGGGTCTCCTTTTCCTCGCTGGCCCAGAAGGTGGTGGGGGATCCCCCCTTTCCCCTCCAGGCAAGTGCCACTAGCGCCCTTCCCGTGAGCTACGCGAGTTCCGATCCCCTGGTCGCCGAAGTGACCGGGAACATGGTCACCATCGTCGGGGCGGGGACCTGCGTCATCACCGCGCGGCAAACAGGCAACAACGACTTCGAGCCCGCTCTCCCGGTTTCCCAGCCGCTGACCGTAGCCAGCGAGGGGGTGGCGCCGGAGCTCTCCCTCTCCACGCTCTCGGACGGGGCCGTGACCTCGAACCCGGTGCTGAGCCTCATGGGAAAAGCATCCGACCTCTCCGGCATCGCCACCCTCACGGTGAACGGGGAGGAAGTGACCGCCGAGGCGGCATCTTTCAGCTCCGCCGTCGTTCTCGCCCCCGGGTCCAACTCGGTCAGCGTCTCCGCCCTCGACCGTGCCGGGAACCGGACCACCCGGACCCTCAACATCACGCTTGCCCCCCTGGCGCCGGTGATCTCGGTGGTTTTCCCGGCGGACAATAGCGTCACCGACACCCCCTCCTGCGCCGTGAAAGGGAGCGTCACCCCGGGGAGCGCGGTCACCCTCTGGTTGAACGGGTCGTCGCCGCAGTTGCTGGGGGTGGAGCAAGGTAGCTTCACCGGCAGCGCCTACCTTTCCGAAGGGGTGAACACCATCGAGATCTCGGCCGAGCTCTCCGGGCGGAGTTCACGGGTGAAGCGGAGCGTGACGTTATCGCCGGGCGGACCTGCCATAGCGATCACAGAGCCGGCACAGGACCTGCGCACCGAGCGGCAGTCGCTCACCATCCGCGGCAGCACGACCCTGCAGCAGCCGGGGAGCGTCACCCTCGAGGTGGATGGGGTGCCGTTCACCCCGCTGATCTCGGCGGGTGGGTTCGAGCAGCAGGTGACGCTTTCACGGACCGGCGTGATCCGTATCAGGGCCAGGGGGGGAGGCGGAGCGGGAGAATCGGTCGTGGCGCAGAGGAACCTGATCCGGGTCGAGATGATACCGGGGGACCTGGACGGCAACGGCAGCGTCGACCTGCAGGACGCTGCCCGGCTGCTGAGGGGATCGCTGGGGCTAGAGCCCATGAGCGCGGAGCTTTTCGCACGCGGCGACCTGGCCCCGCTGGTGAACGGAATTCCGCAGCCCGACGGTGTCGTCGATGTGGGCGACGTCCTTGTGCTGCTGCGCAGGATCGTCGGGCTGGTCGATTTCTAG
- a CDS encoding M15 family metallopeptidase, translated as MRPLRTLLGSFALLALSLSAGCGSPGELPRRIQQDLDTALLGESRQLLYVDAVSPASTGAALYPLQRGLLGWQLAAPPVPVNLGRNGVAPPFEKREGDGRTPSGLFPLRRAFGYQGEFKGRFPYQRVDSQDLWVDDVHSPDYNLWVRRGQTMASSYEELLRPDPLYKYALAPEYNEAPVVRGLGSAIFIHVESKRKPETSGCISMPEKELVQVMQWLDPEKEPQLLVAIAPALELASQWIESQLPADLPPEMALRLTQASRLLALKRKSGFFAAAVTLPPQVSQRMLEKGSWRPECPVPLEELSYLVTSYWGFDGRPHYGELVVHASLCAFVMDSLHHAFNGRFPIERMELAEAFGADEFLSMAANNTSAFNCREVPGRPGVFSTHSYGAAIDINPRQNPYLQVNPEAYPVPSGDAASGSSGDTALAAADFCRNNGSLCSILPAASASFLDRGDLRPGMLQADDPLLSAFRQRGFSWGGAWRFPDYQHLEYDIRKLNLVSGRP; from the coding sequence ATGAGACCACTGCGCACCCTTTTGGGCAGCTTCGCACTCCTTGCCCTTTCCCTGTCCGCAGGGTGCGGCAGCCCCGGCGAGCTGCCGCGCCGGATCCAGCAGGACCTGGACACGGCCCTTCTCGGCGAAAGCCGGCAACTGCTCTACGTCGATGCCGTCAGCCCCGCATCGACGGGCGCGGCGCTATACCCGCTGCAGCGCGGCCTCCTTGGGTGGCAACTGGCTGCGCCGCCGGTGCCGGTGAATCTGGGTAGAAACGGGGTGGCCCCTCCCTTCGAGAAGCGTGAGGGAGACGGGCGCACCCCATCCGGCCTTTTCCCGCTGCGCCGGGCCTTCGGCTACCAGGGGGAATTCAAGGGTCGCTTTCCGTACCAGCGGGTGGACAGCCAGGACCTCTGGGTGGACGACGTCCATTCCCCTGATTACAACCTTTGGGTGCGGCGCGGCCAGACCATGGCCTCTTCCTACGAGGAACTTCTCCGTCCGGATCCCCTATATAAATATGCGCTGGCGCCGGAGTACAACGAGGCGCCGGTGGTGCGGGGCCTCGGAAGTGCCATCTTTATCCATGTCGAGAGCAAAAGGAAGCCGGAAACCTCGGGGTGCATCTCCATGCCGGAAAAGGAGCTGGTGCAGGTGATGCAGTGGCTGGACCCGGAAAAGGAGCCGCAACTTTTGGTGGCGATCGCGCCCGCGCTGGAGCTGGCGAGCCAGTGGATCGAGTCGCAACTGCCGGCCGATCTCCCGCCCGAAATGGCCCTGCGCCTCACGCAGGCCTCGCGCCTTTTGGCGCTAAAGAGGAAGAGCGGTTTCTTTGCGGCCGCGGTGACGCTCCCCCCGCAGGTGAGCCAGCGGATGCTGGAGAAGGGTTCGTGGCGCCCGGAGTGCCCGGTCCCCCTCGAGGAACTCTCCTACCTGGTCACTTCGTATTGGGGATTCGACGGCCGGCCGCATTACGGGGAACTGGTGGTTCATGCCTCGCTTTGCGCCTTCGTTATGGACTCCCTGCACCACGCCTTCAACGGCCGCTTTCCCATAGAGCGCATGGAGTTGGCCGAGGCCTTCGGCGCCGACGAGTTCCTTTCCATGGCTGCCAACAACACCTCCGCCTTCAACTGCCGCGAGGTCCCCGGGCGTCCCGGCGTCTTCTCCACGCACAGCTATGGCGCCGCCATTGACATCAACCCACGGCAGAACCCTTACCTGCAGGTAAACCCCGAGGCCTACCCGGTCCCTTCCGGTGACGCCGCCAGCGGCAGCTCCGGCGACACGGCTCTTGCCGCGGCCGATTTTTGCCGCAATAACGGCTCGCTTTGCAGCATACTGCCGGCCGCTTCGGCTTCCTTCCTGGACCGGGGAGACCTGCGGCCGGGGATGCTGCAGGCCGACGACCCGCTCCTCTCCGCCTTCCGGCAGCGCGGCTTTTCCTGGGGCGGCGCATGGCGCTTCCCTGATTATCAGCACCTCGAGTACGACATCCGCAAACTCAACCTTGTTTCTGGCCGGCCCTAA
- the flgM gene encoding flagellar biosynthesis anti-sigma factor FlgM has translation MKVSDIAHPAQLQQVEEKESKSPAAKERTAAAPRKGGDVVELSTALDQQSTVQQEQLQAQRVASIKSQIKAGTYQVDARLVAQKMLSGDSGI, from the coding sequence ATGAAAGTATCGGATATAGCACACCCGGCGCAGTTGCAGCAGGTAGAGGAAAAGGAATCGAAGAGCCCAGCGGCCAAGGAAAGGACGGCGGCAGCGCCGCGCAAGGGAGGAGATGTGGTCGAGCTCTCCACGGCGCTGGACCAGCAGAGTACCGTGCAGCAGGAACAGTTGCAGGCGCAGCGGGTCGCTTCGATCAAGTCCCAGATAAAGGCGGGAACCTACCAGGTGGATGCACGGCTGGTGGCGCAGAAGATGCTCTCCGGCGATTCCGGGATCTAG
- a CDS encoding rhodanese-like domain-containing protein gives MERDLAVSTEWVRELIKADEPLFFIELRHAGDADFTLRKVRGALLLTDDEARRHLPEIPDGRTVVICCATPGDEPALELARTLTERGLRACALSGGLKAYLSAGLPVEEVGQGREMTRVRGL, from the coding sequence ATGGAGCGCGATCTGGCGGTCAGCACGGAGTGGGTTCGGGAGCTGATCAAGGCGGACGAGCCGCTGTTTTTTATCGAATTGCGGCATGCAGGCGACGCCGACTTCACCCTGCGAAAGGTGCGCGGAGCCCTGCTGTTGACGGATGACGAGGCGCGCAGGCACCTGCCGGAGATACCTGACGGGCGCACCGTTGTGATCTGCTGCGCCACGCCGGGGGACGAACCTGCGCTGGAACTGGCGCGGACCCTCACGGAGCGCGGTCTCCGTGCCTGCGCCCTGTCGGGGGGGCTCAAGGCCTACCTCAGTGCCGGATTGCCTGTCGAGGAGGTCGGGCAGGGGAGGGAGATGACCCGAGTG